The genomic stretch CCCACTGATAGAATATGTGAGTCAAGTTCCGGTCCCGCCCTTTGCTCCCAGAAGCGGATAGATCTTTTCGCGGTAGAGGATGCCGAGTAATACTGCATACCCGAAGATGTTCAGCATGAAATGATTGGGTATCATCAGGAGCCCGCTTACGAGCACAATGAGCCGGGCAATCAATCCGAGGTTCCCCGCAAGGTAGCCAAGGAAGGACATGGACATGGCAGCAATGGCGAAGAATGACGTTATGATCCGAAAACCGGTGTAGAGCAGCGACCCCTTGAACATAAGTTCGGGCGAATAGACCATCATGTAGGGAACGATGTACGTGGGCGCAGAGATGAGGAAGGCCAGGTTTGTAGTCTTCAGCGGGTCGGTTTTGGCAATGCCCGCCGCCGCAAAGGAACAGGGAGCAGAAGGAGGCGTAATATTGCCGAGAACGCCAAAGAAAAAGATAAAGAGATGCGCAGCCATCGGGTTCACACCACTCTTGATGAGCGCAGGAGCAGCAAGGATGGCCAGTATCAGGTACGCGGTGACCGGCGGCAGGGGAAGGCCTATTATCAAGGATGCCATCATGGTAAGGAAGAGCAGAACAAGCATGTTACCGCCCGCGCAATAGATGAGCACCTCGGAAAAGCGGAGTCCCATACCCGTCAGATTGAGAACCCCCTCGATGATCCCCGCCGATGCACACGCCATGGCGACAATAAGCGCGTTCTTCGATCCCTGGGCGAGTGCAGCCGTCAATCGCAACGGACCCAGCCTCGTCTTCTTCCTGACCATGCTGACGGCAACGAGTACGATCACCGCCCAGAAACCCGCTTTTTTCGTAGATGCACCCACGACAAGAAGCATGTAAAGGATAACAAGGATGGGAATGAAGAGATGCGCATTTTCTTTGAGCTGGGCGAGAGCGCTTGGCAGTTCAGACCTTGAAAGCTTGACCAGTCCCAGCTTTGAAGCCTGAACCTGAATGAACATGAAGACAGCGACGTAGTAAAGAAGGCCGGGGATAATGGCCGCTTTCATGACATCCACGTACGTGCCTCCGACCATCTCCGGTATGATGAAGGCCGCTGCACCCATGACGGGCGGAACAAGCATGCCTCCCGTCGAAGCCAGCGCTTCTATTGCACCTGCCATCATAGGTTTGTAGCCGGCTCTTATCATCAACGGGATGGTAAGCGTTCCCACGGCCGCCACGTTCGCGGTCTGACTCCCGGTCATCATGCCGAAGAGGCAACTTCCCAGGACTGCAGCCTTCGCCGCTCCGCCTTTGAATTTGCCGAAAAGACTCAAGCCGATGGCGGTCAGGGAAGAGGTAGCGCCCGTTGCTTCCAGGAGCGCGCCAAAAATAAGAAACACAATAATGACCGTAGCCGAGACAGCGAGCGAGACTCCCAGGATGCCGTCCGTACTCAGGAACATGTGGGTAACGATTCGCTCGAAGGTGTAGCCGCTGTGAGCAAGAACCGGCGGCAGATAGGAGCCGAACACCGCATACGCAAGGGCACAGAAAATGATGATACACATCGCCCATCCCATAATGCGGCGCGTGGCCTCTATGACAAGCACAATCGCGATCAGGCTCACGATTGAATCGAGTGCATTCGGGCCTCCTGCTCTGGCGGATATATTCTCGTAGTCCACCATCATGTAGAGCCCTATAAAAATGGCCAGGCATACGAGAGCTATGTCGAGGATTGAGAAAAGAATATCTGCAGCCTTTGGCGGGCTCGCCTTGCTTTTCCTGAACGGATATATCAGGAAGACAAGGACCAGTGCGAAAACAAGATGGGTCGTGCGCTGCTGCATTGCCGGGTAAAGGCGAAAGCCGGCGGTGTACAGATGAAAGAGAGCCATCAAGACGCCGATAAAAGTGATGATCCGTGCTCGTGTGATAACGCTTGTCATCCCCCCTCCGTTCACGTGCTGATTGAACTGGCGTCTATGCTCGTGCTCTTATTTCATCACCCCCTTCTCTTTGTAGTACTTTACGGCGCCCGGATGGAAAGGGATGGGAATAGTCTTGGTCGCATTCTGGAGACTCATCTCTTTCATGCCGGGGCAGACCGCGAGTAACTCGTCCCTGTGATCGAATAAGACCTGCATTATCCTGTACATG from Syntrophorhabdales bacterium encodes the following:
- a CDS encoding TRAP transporter fused permease subunit, with product MTSVITRARIITFIGVLMALFHLYTAGFRLYPAMQQRTTHLVFALVLVFLIYPFRKSKASPPKAADILFSILDIALVCLAIFIGLYMMVDYENISARAGGPNALDSIVSLIAIVLVIEATRRIMGWAMCIIIFCALAYAVFGSYLPPVLAHSGYTFERIVTHMFLSTDGILGVSLAVSATVIIVFLIFGALLEATGATSSLTAIGLSLFGKFKGGAAKAAVLGSCLFGMMTGSQTANVAAVGTLTIPLMIRAGYKPMMAGAIEALASTGGMLVPPVMGAAAFIIPEMVGGTYVDVMKAAIIPGLLYYVAVFMFIQVQASKLGLVKLSRSELPSALAQLKENAHLFIPILVILYMLLVVGASTKKAGFWAVIVLVAVSMVRKKTRLGPLRLTAALAQGSKNALIVAMACASAGIIEGVLNLTGMGLRFSEVLIYCAGGNMLVLLFLTMMASLIIGLPLPPVTAYLILAILAAPALIKSGVNPMAAHLFIFFFGVLGNITPPSAPCSFAAAGIAKTDPLKTTNLAFLISAPTYIVPYMMVYSPELMFKGSLLYTGFRIITSFFAIAAMSMSFLGYLAGNLGLIARLIVLVSGLLMIPNHFMLNIFGYAVLLGILYREKIYPLLGAKGGTGT